In Citrus sinensis cultivar Valencia sweet orange chromosome 3, DVS_A1.0, whole genome shotgun sequence, the sequence CCATACTAAGGAAAGAGTGAAATAAGTGTGCTTTACTTATAGAAGCCCATTCCTGTCCAGAGTGAATAGCAAGTTGTTTCACCATGACCCCCATTATGGTgactgaaaaaagaaaaaaaaaaaatttgccgAACACAATAGTAGCACCCAAGAAGTCCTACTTAAGAGGCTTCATACCCTGCACAAATTGgaatgtttttttaaatttttcatgtttcAAATGAAGATTGTCCATTAAAAACAAGGATAACCCAGAAACTATCCAACCatcaataacataaaacttttgTAATTCTGGTAAAGTGAATGAGAAGCAGAACATACATTTCACGTAATAATGAAGATACATCTTTTAATCAGTCTTTGCTCTTAATTTATTATCGTACTTCCTTCCAATAACAATTCATAATGCAGGTTGGtatcttgaaaaattatatcatacaTTTCTCTTATCAATGGGGCAGGTTGCTATTGAACATTATTCATAAACAAAGAGCCAAATATGCTTTAAAGCTACTTAAAAATAAGCCATCAGGCACTGACGCAGacactcaacaacaaaaaacagacttattatatttgttgcacaaataagaaagaagataacaattttaaattaaccaACAGGTTTTATCGTAATACACACTATCAGCTATGAATTAGCATACCTTTAGAAGTCCTGAACTCATTCACGGCCATTCGAAGAGAATCATCCGATCGTGTTAATCATTCGAAGAGAATTAACAAAAAACATGACGATGacttaaattttaacagaaaacaaaaaaacaaagcaaGAGTGAATAGAGTAATACCAAAGCAAATTTAGGATTGTTAGGTCCAATTTGTGGATCAACTTCTGAACTTCTAATAGTAGACTTAGGAGGAAGGATTTGAAGAAGCTGTGGCGGCGGCGAATACGCATCAAGATTCACACTGCTCCTTGCTTTGAGGGCCAAAAGAGTGCGGAGGCGCGACAAAGCTGACACGCGATTCTTGTGCTGCGATCGGTGTTCAGCGGCATGTGCTATGACGCCGGTCGGTACGTGCTCGAGACGTACGGCGGATTCGCGCTTATTGCGGTGCTGACCGCCTGGTCCCGACGATTTGTACGCGTCCATTTAGCATTCGCGAAACAGCTCATCGTCCGTCAATTCTAAGTAATTCttcgaagaagaagaagaagaagaagaagttgaagAACAATTGTCATTGGTGCTGTAATTGCAAGACAAGAACAATGGCTGATAATTCCAGCGATGCTTGTACGACggaaagtttatatttttccttCCGAGTTGGGAATCCGAAGCAGGAATTGAGCGGCCAACGCCctcatcaatttcattttcCCTCACCGTGTATGCGATGATGAAAGCAAAGCTTCGTACTAGACATTCTTATGGCAGGCCCAGCCCAATCAGCCCAATCCAGCCCAGTCCAGCAAGTGAGCAatgttattgttttattatttttgaactcGTGGTGGCCCTGTATTATTTGCAAAATACTCGTATAAGGAGAGGGACATATTTTATGCTGgaatattttcaatataaatgGTGCTCTAAAAATGTGTCCGACTGTAAAGatatttctaattaaatagtgtcatatataataaaaatgtatcCTTTTATTTAAAGATGAATTCATTCACGGTTTCATGCTTCAATTTGAAATGACGATAGTTTATTTTGGACCAGTGATgatctaattcaaattttgatttaataaccATGAATGAAATAACCACTTTCTGTTAGttctcttaaaatttattaagaaatctATATTGAAGGCTGTTTCATCCTTTAGTGTTGTAGAAAATACACTttacattttgaaatttaaaatgaccttcttttaaataaaattttaaaacaaatgcctctaactaaagaaaaaaatttagaatacaTTAAAAGTACCATGTTAGCCATACAACAAGTGAATCATGCTAAGACACATGTgcattgattttaaaaaactatcaTTCAAATGGTGGTTatattgaatataaatatgtaCATATCATACATGACACAAACTGTTGGATATGGGGTGAATCATGCAATTTTATATCTAAAGCTCATGACAAACTTAATTCATGAATATATAACACTAGCCTTGGCCTTTgttataaacatataataatcTATGTGCctcattcaaaaatttattaaaaacttacATAGTTCATATTTCACTGTACATACATACACTTcgaaaatatacatataaacaTAAACGTGGTCAAAATGTAAGTCGTACAGTAATGCGTGTCGTGGCCCAACCTCAATTGATCATAAATTGAACTACACGAAATCCTATGGAAACCTTagagaaatggggtaaatagGAAAATAGTAAGCTTGTAGCTCAAtgaatgaatataattatatacaaaaataaattagtgctTTAGTGCTCGTCATAATTGTATGACATAACTTTACATTGAACGCTTTACAAAAGCAAACATGAACTCGTATATACACACATGACAAAATTGCGCCAAATAATATATAGGAGAAATAACTCTCAATACTCACTGGGATCATCATTGCATGAgtaaaaagggggaaaaaccTCTCAATACTCAGTAGAATTTACAACATCACAAGGGTCGAGTAATTTAACTCTCAATACGTATGCGTAGAACCTATGGGGAAATGTACACATATGATGCCTGTCAATTACATCTCATGACTCAGTCAATCATATAATGTACCTACAtataatcataatattataCTAAATCATACTATCAAACATAAATGTTTTGTGAAAtacataatagtaataataataataataatccactCACAGATCCTATTGATGAAGCACGCACGTGCTTTGCTTTAAGCTAACAGCTTGCTATTGCTTTGACAATTAACCCATGTGCCTCCTTTTAGCTTGCACGTGCATCACAATACATGCATTAGAATTGGTTGTATTCTCATGGTTGAAGCATGAATGTGCTTTGCTTTAAGCTAACAGCTTGCTATTGCTTTGACAATTAGCCACATGTGACCCGTTTATAGTTTAGGAAATAACAATATTGAATAGAAATATTCTTAGaatatagtatttattttccaTTCGAACATTTTCTCATTTAGGCAAAggtcacaaaaaaaaaaattacttttttaatttaaatgtaaaatttaaaaatcatatataagttataaaaaataaataactaattttttttttaaagttagaCTTTATATGCTTAACAATCAACCCTATGGAACATGAATAAGAGctactaaaacaaaaaaaaaaagaataatttggaaactaaatacaattaattgagAGATGAGGACGGATAAGATAAATTcagagataaaaattaaaatatcaccCTACTTATTGCTGGCAGTTATGAGCATTAAAGCACAGAATCACGTGTGTTGAAAAGTATGGTGTTCGTGTGGAATTTTCAGCTAAAAGTCTACAAGGCAGTTGAATTAATCAATCATCGTGGAGTGCACGGTGGTTGGACAATgagatgaaattgaaaaattatcacgGAAATTGAAGGAAGGGGCATGGCATCGATTTATTCTACAGAGTCACGCACATTtggttcaataatttttttcatccgAATCAAAATCTCTGGCTAATCAATTCAACTGTTTCTGTTGATTATGGCTTCTTCTTATCGAAACAACAAGAAGTATGATGTTTTTGTTAGTTTCAGAGGAGAGGACACCCGCGACAACTTTACTAGCCATCTCTATTCTGCTCTGTGTCGACAAAATATCcaaactttcattgatgaccaACTTAACAGACGAGACGAAATTTTGGAGTCACTTGTGAATGCAATTGAAGCATCAGCCATTTCAGTTATCGAGCCCGTTTGGGAGTGTGGTGAGGTAGCTGGACTGTTAAAGCCCATCTACTAAGATGTTTGGTAACACTTGTAGTTGGGTTTTAGTAActtagtagatttttttttaagttaccCAAAATTCAACCGAAGATCCAAACGCAAGTTTCAAACTAAACCAACCCAAAGTTTGGGCAAGAGTCCAACGCAACCCAACTAAaaccattttaatttgattttagtttGGGTTGACTCAGGCTTTGATAAATTCACATGTCGTATaccataattaaaataaagtatcATTTGTCATACATTTTATACATTAAACACATAGTGAAGgaaaaaagtttcaaaaattcaGTGGCGGCAAACGTCCTCTCTGGAATCTTTGTGGGCAACGCATACGTGGTATCTTCACTAATAAGTGTTGAATCTTTAGCTTCAAaggaaagaaactaaaaaggGTAGGGATATTTCCACCCcattacttttgtaaatttaccccacttctagaaaataattataatgaattcacaatattttaaaaaaaatacaaattaataaaaattttgtatagttaatcaattaaatctttctattatttttttatattagatttgttTGAGTATATTTGATCATAAacttgatataaattttactttactaTTTTAGTATTGTGATATAAAAAGGCCAAATTGTACAATAAACACGGGTTAttgtatctaataatttaggtatttaattatgtgaactaatatttttaaatgaaatttaactATTATTTTCACTATCTTACGTGTATATGATGTAAATTTGACAAGctaataatttacatgagtATTGTGCCATAAAGCCATtatgtttgtttaattaatgttttataatcatactaataaagtagtattagaaataatgaatttggtataaaattagaaaatattgaagttAAAGAATTAGTTTTAccttataaggataaaataatcaatttagaCTTATGTCAAATCAATCTTTATgatcaattataataaaaaaatttaagtcacaaaaagtaaattaaaatagatttgttaatttgttcTCCAAAGTTCAAAATGAGTAAAAGGAATTAGGCTTCGtagtttaggaaataaatttactgaatagaaatatttttagtatatattatttatttttcattcaaacaTTTTCTCATTTCAGCAAAGGTcacaaaaatttacttatttaatttaaatgtaaatgtctaaaaattagatataagttattaaaaaaaattaattttttttaaagttatactTCATATGTTTAACAATCAACCCTAAGGGTAATGAAAAAGagctattaaaacaaaaaaaaagaataattttgaaactaaatacaattaattgagAGATGAGGACGGATAAGATAAATTcagagataaaaattaaaatatcaccCTACTTATTGCTGGCAGTTATGAGCATTAAAGCACAGAAGCACGTGTGTTGAAAAGTATGGTGTTCGTGTGGAATTTTCAGCTAAAAGTCTACAAGGCAGTTGAATTAATCaggtagcgtttactttttggattggagtgggaatTCTGAGGAGTGAGAATTCTAtgattgggagtgtggagtgggagtgggagtaggttgtttaTTTGCACTGGAATAGAAGCATGGAATGGAGATCAGAATCTAAGTTATGTATTTACTTTgccttggattgggagtaaatagtttcaaattataattttatccttatgtaaagaattatagtttttaattacaaagttaataaaaaatatatttaatgaataaacttttattttattatatttgtaaatttataataattattaatattcttaattatgaacatcaatttttttaattttaattatataaattaaaaattgttgataagggcaatataaatgaaatatttttactattaacatagtatgaaattaatattttcttagaataaactatttattagtattaattattaatattaaataaatataatactattatttttaaataaatataataatattatattttcaaataaagattgtatatagtaatattattaattctctattaatataataatattattttaaagtaaattaaacttagaatcaaacccaattattatttagttaaatataataatattatttaaatatttattaaatatagttatagtaaatttaataaaaagaagggtAAATATAAcatgaaacattattttattttatataattatattaaatttattaatataatattatttagtacaaaattaatattttcttagaataaaatatttattattattaattattaatattaaataaatatagtactattatttttaaaataaatataataatattatattattaaataaagacagcatatatttattaattctctattaatataataatattatttttaagtaattttaacttataatcaatgtaaattattatttagttaaatataataatattatttaaataaatataattataaattattttattttataaaattaaattaaaaacaaagggTAGAAAATGGAGAGACgtgagtggattcccactcccacctctccccatgggagtcccactcccactctccactccaaaaatgggtGAGGTCATGGAATGAGATTCCCAATCCCTCTCTATTTTGTtgaagtaaacactggagtgggaggaatccacactcctcactctcactccagaaagtaaacactGCCAATCATTGTGGAGTGCACGGTGGTTGGACAATgagatgaaattgaaaaattatcacaGAAATTGAAGGAAGGGGCATGGCATCGATTTATTCTACAGAGTCACGCACATTTGGTTCAATAATTGTTTTCATCCGAatcaaaatctctctctcATCAATTCAACTGTTTCTGTTGATTATGGCTTCTTCTTCTCGAAACAACAAGAAGTATGATGTTTTTGTTAGTTTCAGAGGAGAGTAAACCCGCGACAACTTTACTAGCCATCTCTATTCTGCTCTGTGTCGACAAAATATCCAAACTTTCATTGATCACCAACTTAACAGAGGAGATGAAATTTCAGAGTCACTTGTGAATGCAATTGAAGCATCAGCCATTTCAGTTATCGTCTTCTCAGAAGGGTATGCATCTTCCAGATGGTGTCTCGATGAACTTGTAAAGATCCTCGAGTGCAAGAAGGAGTATGCACAGATTGTGATTCCGGTTTTCTATCGGGTTGATCCATCAGACGTGAGAAACCAAACTGGGAGTTTTGGAGATTCATTTTCGAAGCTTGAAGAAAGATTAAAGGAGAATACTGAGAAGCTGCAGAGTTGGAGGAATGCTTTGGAGGAAGCAGCAAGTTTGTGTGGATTTCATTCTCCTAACATCAGGTGAAAAGTTAAACCTTTAATTTCTCATACTAATTTCCGGATGCTAaactacaattttaaaaatttttaagcaTCAAATTCTAGACTTCCTGACTTCCCCACTTTTGTGctcatataaaataattttgacataattaataatcaaagcgcgagaattttacaatttttatatagCAAAATTAGTGGTGCTCTGTAGTTTTTCAAGCAATTTCAACCTCTCACTCATATACCaccattaacaaaaaaatcacacATATTCCTGTAACTCAAGAGTTATCAATTTATTGTGAGATTGTAGACTTATagtgatatatattaatttcaataggAAAACTAACAATCTAccttatttcatatttaatacaaattcctcctattaattaatttgaagttaCCGCGgctaattttatgtattttctaGGCGTGAGTCGGAACTTATAAATGAAGTTGTTAATCACATTTTGAAGAGATTGGATGAAGTGTTTCGGCCGGGTGATAACAACAACCAGCTGGTTGGAGTAGAATCAACAGTTGAGAAAATTGAATCTCTTTTAGGTGTTGAGTCGAAAGATTTTTGGGCTTTAGGGATTTGGGGCATTGGTGGTATAGGCAAAACAACAATTGCTAGAGCTATTTTCGACAAAATCTCGGGTGATTTTGAAGGTTCTTGCTTCCTTGAAAATGTTAGAGGAGAATTACAAAGTCCGGGAGGATTAGCTTGCCTGCGacaaaaacttctttcaaattttttaaaggataaaaatgtGATTCTTGATATTGGCCTCAATTTTCGAAGGCTCAGCCGCATGAAGGTTCTGATTGTTTTTGATGATGTGACTTGCTTCAGCCAATTGGAATCTTTAATTGGAAGTCTTGATGGGTTGACGCCTGTGTGTCGAATCATAATAACCACcagaaataaacaagtgctTAGAAATTGGGGGGTGAGGAAAATATATGAGATGGGGCCATTAGAGTATCATCACGCTCTTGAGCTTTTTAGTCGACATGCCTTCAAACGAAACCATCCTGATGTTGGTTACGAGAAACTTTCAAGCAAGGTAATGAAGTATGCTCAAGGTGTTCCTTTAGCTATTAAAGTTTTGGGTTGCTTTCtatataaaagggaaaaagaagtCTGGGAAagtgcaataaataaattgcaaaGTATCCTCCACCCAAGTATCCTAgaggtattaaaaataagttacgATGGTTTGGACGATaaggagaaaaatattttccttgatGTTGCTTGTTTCTTTCAAGGCGAGGGTGTAAATCTGGTAATGAAATTCTTTAATGCAAGCGGTTTCTACCCAGAAATAGGAATAAGTGTTCTCGTCGATAAATCTCTCATTGTTATTGATTCATACAGCAAGATAACAATGCATGATTTACTACAAAAATTAGGTCGGGAAATTGTTCgacaaaaatcaattaatcctGAAAACCGCAGTAGGCTGTGGCATCATGAGGATACCTATGAAGTTCTTACACATAATACGGTaatcattttgttgtggaTTATTGGTTTGGAATATTATAGCCTTTACAAACttgatataatatatatatatatatatacgcgCTCAAACCGATGAGCCTTGGAATTAATAGCAGTGTGACAAtgattaggaaaaaaaaacaataatggtTAAATGAAgtaacaataaattataaatgccATGACAACTTGTGTGATCGTTTGTAAGcctaatttatatatcaacTTGTATACTATACATAcagaatttttatgttaaatattaCGTGTGATATTATGTTTCTTTGTGCATTTGCAATTAAGAGTTT encodes:
- the LOC102626873 gene encoding uncharacterized protein LOC102626873 isoform X2, translating into MDAYKSSGPGGQHRNKRESAVRLEHVPTGVIAHAAEHRSQHKNRVSALSRLRTLLALKARSSVNLDAYSPPPQLLQILPPKSTIRSSEVDPQIGPNNPKFALGMKPLK
- the LOC102626873 gene encoding uncharacterized protein LOC102626873 isoform X1; this translates as MDAYKSSGPGGQHRNKRESAVRLEHVPTGVIAHAAEHRSQHKNRVSALSRLRTLLALKARSSVNLDAYSPPPQLLQILPPKSTIRSSEVDPQIGPNNPKFALFGKANQLRSSQVSFAASGDLTQVIIQVEQNIHKIDHLIHETKAILRASIGESFTRHEF